From Solanum lycopersicum chromosome 4, SLM_r2.1:
TAGAGATACTTCCCATAAGatactcactcagtgctagcctttgttgTCATAGATTGATTGACATTAAAAGTTCATACAAatgggttccatatcaagttcataacccaatcacattcaccctaccaaataGGTCCACTAGGGATGCCTTACAATGGCGACATAGATAGCTCATCATGACTTTTCTACGGAtgatatgatgtcattccaaccaatcaaaatcaaaaccatcaTTCAATACAAGAAGGATAGCATTACGACTCTCGACTTCGagttcataacataacattacCACTAGGTCTAAGTTCGATGTACATAACCTTCCTAACATAATTTAATGTCTCATATATAATTgattcatacatgacaaggtTGTACTAAGATTACCTAGTCAATACATCTCATATTCATttatcattcatacatgtatcaagtaaaggatacaagtcatttaaaaaaaagacaccacattctttactttatcacatatagcatatcattctttaaagcacttaggaatgaccATTATAATCTTTtagtcatcctatacattactataacatcatcagtataaccatcatagacttATATAGTAATGTtggaacaatcatgcatcaactctaagactacacagataaacatatagtcatagtctaacgtGATGTCCAAATATACATAGAATGGACACAtactttaatattatttcacatgtagatagatattctcatacttcacataaaatcaattacataaatcatcataatacttcaagtagttttcTGACAAGGACATagtcatcataatacataaagtaatgccgccAAGGCTACATCAATTGCAAGATAAGAActtaacaccgccaccataaatgtaccataccaatcacaatataattgaagtattattaatataatgtaaAGATAATTAGTCAGCGTACCACCActccattctcaccacttcaatccaaagctaaataataaaattcaatactataaggcccttacccatggacATAACCAATAATTCCATACATAAACATTGATATTCATTGAAagtaggtcaattcaatatagatttatcaataaaatacaacctatattaattcaatagaattatttcatcattcaatagaccatagaaaactacactcataagcattaagactgtatcacttaacccataaagtagtcacaAACTAGGGTTCATAAATTACATTGGTTCATTggttaatttagttaaaataataagattaataaaaattccataaatattaaatactttaaAACTATTAAGGCAAAAACCGTtggatagatcatgaaattggacaagttcatttATGAAAACTTTACcaaactattttaatttttggctCCCTGATAAATAGCGTTAcaaggatcaaaaaccatacctcAGTGATGTTAAtcctttaattttatgaataatctACACTCAATTATCCAATCCAAGATCtttcttgagttttggctccaatggagttctagggaATTTCCAAGGGAATTTgggtttaaatttttaaaaatgaaatcttcAAAGTGCTAAAGGACTATAAACATGTTTACAATACCCAAAATAGACATTATTAACCTCCCATTCTCTTATTtggatgtggggtgaatttacaacttcactCGTAAACATTACAGTAACCTGCACACGAGACAGACCATCGTCGACTTGACCATCAACGGTGCGTCAGTCCAAAAACAAATCATCTTGTCCTCCGTCGATTGGTTTAGAGACTAGAAAGTGGTAGCTTAGCTCCCTATTTTATGTACCCAATGACACCCTCCTTCTACTTGGCGTCGACCAAGTCATAGACCGTCGGTTTCCTTCCGTAGGTGGGATTGCCTTAGGTAGTTTTTGCCACAAACATGTGTCCTTCCTCAacgacccttggatggtccttggggatattTTCATAGACTTATCTAATCTAAATATGTTTGTATACGATTTAAGAAGctcccacatcaatttcatcgaaaatgaacacgtaaaactcaacgaaacatgccaagacacacaaggtcgtttctgttagaacaaaaatactcaagaaactgatttgaaaaaaataaagatagagtGAACTTATGAAGTTCCTTATGGATATTAATCAATAGAAAGCCAGAatttatacaaagaaaaaacataaacattaaaactaaaataagaacaTGTGCCACTAACTACCATAAAAGGGCCACAAACAGCCACAATGGGGCCACTAACTTCAAAATGTTGAGGAACTAAAGTTGACTAAGTCTAGCTAGAAAATAGGaatcaataaattgaaataagtaaaagacagtaaaaataataataagctgaaaaaatttaaattgtgtaACACTCCTCCTTGGCATTTTTGTGGCAAACACCAATTCTTTGCCTCTGATCTTCAAACCTTTCCTTTGGCAATGACTTGGTGAAAATGTCACCTAGCTGGTTCTCAGATGAACAATGAACAAGCAACACTTCATTAGATTATTGGACTTCTTTGATAAAATGAAACTTGTTCTTGATATGTTTAGTTCGACAATGAAACACTTGAGATGGAAACTGCTGAACTGTTGTTACACATGATCTTTGTAGCATTTGTATGTTCATGGACTAAGACCTTCCTTATCTTCCTTAGCCAGATAACTTGATTAACAGTAGATGCAGCAACTATGTACACAACTTCTACAGTTGATTGAGCTGTAGTTTCTTGTTTTCTAGAGCTCCAACTAAAATAACTTGTCCCCTAACAGAAAACATATACAGATGTGCTTCTGGAATCATCAACTCCACCACCCAGTGACTTTCATAGTAGCCGATCAGGTTCATAGTTACTTAGGCAGATGTTGGGAAAAAATTTCCAAACTTGCTAGTTCCTTTAATATACTTTAACACTCTTTTAGCATCTTTGAGGTATGTGTCTCTAGGCGAATGCATGAACCTAGAGAGTAAACTAACAACAAATAGAATTTCAGGCCTGCTTGCAGTTAGATATATAAGACTGCCAATTAAACTTCTATACATACTATCATCTGTTTTTTCGGAATCCTCATCCTTTCCAAGCTTCACACCAGTAGATATTGGAGTACTCAGAGGTTCACTGTCTTGCATTTTGAACCTGTTTAAAATTGTGAAATGTATTTCTGCTTGCATATGAAAATTCCATCACTGGACTGCAACACTTCCATGCCGAGAAAGTAATTCATGACTCCAAGATAAATCTTTTCAAAGATTTTCTCCATTTAATCCTTGAACCTTTGGATTAGTTTAATTTTGCTTCCTCTCACAAgcatgtcatccacatatattaagataattatgGACTCACCTGCAACATTGACCTTCACATACAATGTAGCTTTACTTTGACATCTACTAAAGCCAAGATAGATGAGATAATTGTCCATCCTCTTATACCATGCCTTTGGGGCTTGTTTTAGGCCATACAAGTACTTTGTTTAGAGAATCTGCCAGGAACTATGAGATGCAAATGCAAGAATAAGCTTGATTGTGTCATACCTTGCGACAGGAGCAAATATTTCATGGTAATCCACCAAATTGTTGTGCGTATCCCTTCACCACCAATCTTGCGTATGTTTGCAAATTGTTCCATCAAGATTGAGTTCTGTCTTAAAAATCCATTTTACACCAATGCCTTTGCAATTTCTAGGTCTTTCAACAAGCTTCAAGGTTCCATTCTTCTCGATCATGTctagttcttcttgcatagctCTCCTACATGCCTGAGAGTCTTGTGCTTCAGCATCGCTTGTTGTTTTAGAGCTAACCAAGTTACACCGCTGATAGACATATTTTAAGGATCGAGTTCCCCTCACTGGTACATCATGCACTAGTTCATCTTCTTAAAGTTGAGGTTACTCTATTTAAAATTAATCCGCATAAGAGGTCTTCTAATTTTTCGAATCCCAAGCACCTGCTTCATCAAAATTCACTTCTCGGCTGAGAATTAGTTTTTCTGATTTCAAACAAAAAGTCTTGTAACCTTTGGATGAACTATATCCCATAAATATGCGTCTTTGAACCTTTTTATCCAGCTTACtcctttttatttatagaaaTCGATAATAACATATACATTCAATGATTCTAGGATGGTGTTGATAGTTTGTTCCCACACCAAGCTTCATATATAGTCATGTCCTACAAGTTCTTAGTAGGCAATCTGTTCAACAAATATAATGAGGTATTGACTGCCTCAGCCCAAAACTGATTTGGGATCTTTCTTTCGAGCAAAAGACATCTGGACATCTCCATTGTTGTCCTATTCTTCCTTTCAGACACACCATTTTGTTTTGGAGTGTGTGGTAATTTCAATTGGCGTTCAATACCTGTGCTATTACAAAACACCACAAATTAAGAAGAAGTGTATTCTCCTCCATTGTAAGACCTTAAATCCTTAATACTAAGATTACATTGATTTTCTACTAAAgctttaaattgtttaaaagaATCAAAGACTTCACTCTTCAGTCTTTTAAAATAAACCCAGCACATTGTGGTGTAGTCATCAATTAAGCAGAGAACGAATCTATTTTCATTAGGCCGCAAACATCCGTATGAATGAGTTAAAGTTTCTGGTTAGCTCTTCGTACTTGATTTGCTTGAAATGGCTAGTTTTTTTGCTTTCCATGTTGGCAAGTTTCACAAACATGAGCATTATAATGAAATTCAAGCATATTTTCCActagttcatttttttcatctcGGCGATGCTTTTCAGATTGAAGTGACCAAACCTTTTGTGCCATGGGTTTCTACCTATTTGTGAAGTAATAGTGTAAGCCTGCTCAGTTATTTTCTCCCAATCTAGTGAAAACATTCTATTCACAATTCTTAAAATGTagagaataattattttcaagcaTTTGTCCAATActcaaaaaaattgacttataTCAGGTGTGTACCAAGCataagaaacaattttgataGCTGATATTCTTGAGATAGACATTGTACCTCTGCCTTTGACTTCTACTACATCACCGTTTTCCACTTTTAATTTAGATTTGTAAGTATCATATAGGTATTTGAACAGTTTAACGTTATTGCACAAGTGATGTgtgcaaatatttttaaaaagccaTGAATTAGAGGACTCACTGATTGAAAAGTATAAAACTGCAAGTAGTTGCTCTTCATGTGCATAGACAACTTCTGCTATTTGTCATTGCAAAGCACCACAGTCCTTTGCTCTTGATTTGAAGACCTTGGATACGTGTCCCTTCTGCTTACAGTTGCCGCATATATCATTGACTCTCGACCAACAATACTTCTCCAGATGTGTATTTCTTTTACAATGTTTGCAAGGAGGCAAGTTCTGCTTCACATCTCCACTATTGTTTCCTCCATCATGCTTGCCCTTATTCTTTTGGTGgaattgtttctttcctttttgcTTTTGTACAGAGAAAGCTCCTTCAATGAACGTTTCCTGTCTCATAGTCCTCCTTTGTTTTTGTGATTGTAGAGCACTCATTAGTTCACCTAATGAAAGTTTGCTCAGGTCCTTGGATTCTTCAAGATAGGTAATCTTAGATTCAAATCTCTGAGGAAGAGTCATAACAACTTTCTCCACAATACGTTTATCTGTAAATTCTTCACCAAGAAGTCTAATGTTATTAACAATTAAGGAT
This genomic window contains:
- the LOC101245451 gene encoding uncharacterized protein, with amino-acid sequence MESNNLPLNPPFTFNGENYQIWSVKMQAFLETYELWEIVTEDKPLDALPANPTLDQIKFNIQEKANKSKAMLLMQNVVADTVLYKILACKTAKEAWDRLKEEYQGNNRTCQMQVLNLKRELLGEEFTDKRIVEKVVMTLPQRFESKITYLEESKDLSKLSLGELMSALQSQKQRRTMRQETFIEGAFSVQKQKGKKQFHQKNKGKHDGGNNSGDVKQNLPPCKHCKRNTHLEKYCWSRVNDICGNCKQKGHVSKVFKSRAKDCGALQ